One stretch of Caldalkalibacillus uzonensis DNA includes these proteins:
- a CDS encoding ABC transporter permease, which yields MRGYWQLTLAQLKLFARNKTVIFWTTFFPLFLMITLGLFLGGGGTTTLKAAWIDQDESSYSLLLEEHFRALDALRLEEWVDVEEANRALEKGELSFVIVVPPGYGQGIEQRGNAEPLKIYYDEVDQSLAELGFALIDQVLDQQNKQLVHFEEIVTYEKRGLRSAELTYLDFLVPGIVALMILSSNMNGVAAQIASWRERHILRRFKIAGVSSAAFIAAQITARMTLNGTQALLVLLVGIYLLGAQMSGSWLVLLFYIMLGTLVFMSIGFIIAGLSKTPEHAAPIAGFLSFPMFFLGGIFFPITNMPEFLQPVVYAIPIAHLSDALRQVMNLGYGIGELWWSTVMLLMWFVGSFAVSAWVFKWE from the coding sequence ATGAGAGGTTATTGGCAATTAACACTGGCCCAGTTGAAGTTGTTTGCCCGGAACAAAACAGTCATTTTTTGGACCACATTTTTTCCACTGTTTTTGATGATCACACTGGGGCTTTTTTTGGGCGGAGGAGGAACAACAACGCTGAAAGCGGCCTGGATCGATCAGGATGAGAGCTCCTACTCGTTGTTGCTGGAGGAGCATTTTAGGGCTTTGGATGCACTCCGGTTAGAAGAATGGGTTGATGTTGAAGAAGCCAATCGAGCACTGGAAAAAGGAGAGCTGTCTTTTGTCATTGTTGTCCCCCCAGGATACGGGCAGGGTATAGAGCAAAGGGGTAACGCGGAACCGTTGAAGATCTATTATGATGAAGTGGATCAAAGCTTGGCAGAGTTAGGTTTTGCCCTGATCGATCAGGTCCTGGACCAGCAAAACAAGCAATTAGTTCACTTTGAAGAAATTGTCACCTATGAGAAACGGGGACTTCGTTCGGCCGAACTGACCTATCTCGATTTTCTGGTCCCTGGGATTGTGGCCTTGATGATTCTATCCAGCAATATGAACGGTGTGGCGGCCCAGATTGCATCATGGCGGGAAAGGCATATTCTGCGCCGCTTTAAAATTGCAGGAGTGTCATCTGCCGCATTTATTGCTGCCCAGATTACGGCCCGTATGACTTTGAACGGTACACAGGCCTTGTTGGTACTGTTGGTTGGCATTTATCTGTTGGGTGCCCAAATGAGCGGCAGTTGGCTGGTGCTTCTGTTTTATATTATGTTGGGGACTTTGGTGTTCATGTCTATTGGCTTTATTATCGCAGGGTTGTCCAAAACCCCTGAACATGCGGCGCCTATTGCCGGATTTTTGTCTTTTCCCATGTTCTTTTTGGGCGGCATTTTCTTTCCGATTACCAATATGCCGGAATTTTTGCAGCCGGTGGTTTATGCCATCCCCATTGCCCACCTGTCAGATGCCCTAAGACAGGTGATGAACTTGGGTTACGGGATCGGGGAATTGTGGTGGTCAACCGTGATGCTGCTGATGTGGTTTGTGGGCAGCTTTGCCGTGAGTGCCTGGGTCTTTAAGTGGGAATAG